Genomic segment of Mycolicibacterium psychrotolerans:
GGCGCATCGTCGTGGAGAAGCATCACGGCAACCTGTCGGTGCAGTCGCGGCCCGGGGACACCCGGTTCATCGTGTGCCTGCCGCTGCAGGCACCCGCCCCGGCGGAGGCGAGCGCGTGAAGCCCGCGCTGGGCCGGTTCGGATCGTTCGGCCGCGGCGTCACGCCGGCGCAGGCCGCCGAGATCGAGGCACTCGGCTACGGCGCCGTCTGGGTCGGCGGCTCCCCGCCCGCGGAACTCGACTGGGTGGAGCCGCTGCTGGAGGCGACCACCACGCTGCAGGTGGCCACCGGCATCGTGAACATCTGGACCGCCGCGCCAGGCGCCGTCGCCGAGTCCTTCCACCGCATCCAGGCCGCGTATCCGGACCGCTTCGTGCTGGGCATCGGCGTCGGCCACCCCGAGGCGCACCAGGAGTACCGCAAGCCGATCGACGCGCTCACCGAGTACCTCGACAAGCTCGACGAATACGGGGTGCCCCGGCACCGGCGCGTGGTGGCTGCGCTCGGCCCCAAGGTGTTGCAGCTGTCGGCGGCGCGCTCGGCAGGTGCGCACCCGTACCTGACGACCCCGGAACACACCGCCCGCGCCCGCGAGCTGATCGGGCCGGAGGCGTTGTTGGCGCCGGAGCACAAGGTGGTTCTCACGACCGATCCCGAGCGCGCCAGGGAGGTCGGCCGCAGGGCCCTGGCCATCTACCTGAACCTGGCCAACTACGTGAACAACTGGAAGCGACTCGGCTTCGATGATCAAGACGTCGCGAAACCGGGTAGTGATCGACTGGTGGATGCCGTGGTCGCCTACGGCACCGCCGACCAGATCGCCGCGCGCCTGACCGAACATCTCGACGCCGGCGCCGACCACGTGCCCGTGCAGGTGTTGACGTCGGCGGACGAGGTGGTCGGCGCGCTGGCCGACCTGGCCGGTCCACTGGGACTGACATGAACCGATGCGAGGAGCAGAAATGACCGAAGGTCCGTCGCTCAAGCCCGCTCTGGGGCGCTTCGGCGTGTGGACCGGCGCGCCGGTCACGCCCGAGCAGGCCGCCGACATCGAGAAGCTCGGCTACGGCACGGTGTGGGTGGGCGCCTCGCCGGCCGCCGACCTGGCGTTCGTCGAACCCATCCTGGAGAAGACCGAGACGCTGCAGGTGGCCACCGGCATCGTCAACATCTGGACCGCCGACGCGAGCGAGGTGGCCGACTCCTACCACCGCATCGAGAAGGCGTTCCCCGGCCGGTTCCTGCTCGGCGTCGGCGTCGGCCATCCCGAACACACCCAGCAGTACACCAAGCCGTACCAGGCGCTGGTCGACTACCTCGATGTGCTCGACACCGCCAAGGTGCCCACGAGCCGTCGGGTTCTCGCCGCGCTCGGACCCAAGGTGCTCAAGCTGGCCGCACAGCGCAGCGCGGGGGCCCACCCGTATCTGACCACTCCGGTGCACACCGGCCAGTCTCGCGAACTGCTGGGCCCCACCGTGCTTCTCGCGCCGGAGCACAAGGTGGTGCTGACCGACGACGCGGAGAAGGCCCGCGAGATCGGCCGCCAGACGGTGGACTTCTACCTCGGCCTGTCGAACTACGTGAACAACTGGAAGCGGCTCGGGTTCACCGACGAGGACCTCGAACGGCCCGGCAGCGACCGCTTCATCGACGCCGTCATCGCATACGGCTCGCCGGACCAGATCGCCGCCCGCTTGACCGAGCATCTTCAGGCCGGCGCCGACCACGTCGCGATTCAGGTGCTCGGCGGCGCCGACGAACTGTTGTCGACGCTCGAGGAGCTGGCCGGCCCGTTGGGCCTGGATCAGGGCTGAATCGTCGTCTGTTCGTCGATCAGCGTCATCGCCTTCACCAGCGCCGACTGCTGATCGACCGGTCCCTGCGCGTCGAGCGCGAGCAGGTAGACGTTCTCGGGCGCCGTGATCACGACCGTCTTGCGCGCGACGAACGTCTGGGCGCCGTCGATGGTCGCGGTCCCGGCGATCTGCACCGCGTCGAAGCCGCCGAGGGTGCTCGGTCGGCCCGTCGTGGGACCGTCCCACCCGGGCGCCCGCGTCACCGCCGTCGGCGCGTACTCGAGCAGCTTGGCCACGTCGACGTCACCGTCCAGCCGCGCCATCCGCGCGATGATCGCCGGCGGGTTCGGCGTCTGTCCCCCGGCCTGCAGGTAGATGGCGCCGTAGGCGTCCGGCGGGGTGTCGCGGCCGACGTTCGCCCAGCCGGGTGGCATCGGCAGGTTCAGTTGCGGTGCCCCCGGGTCGCCGCGCTTGACCATCGTCTGCCGGATGTTCTTCTGCCTCAGGTACTCGGCGATGGTGAGCTTCGCCCCGGTCGATGACGTGGTGCTCGCCGGCGCCGACGATGACGCGGCCGACGGTGGCGACGTGGCGGAGTCGGTCTTCTCGCCCGACCCGCAGCCGGTCAGCCCGATCGTCACCGCCGCGACTACACAGATCAGTGCCGGTGTGCGCATGTCGTGTTCCCCTTCGTCACGCTGCCGTCGGTGACAGCAGACCACAGACGGCGGCCGGTCAAGATCGATTGCGCCCGATAGGGTCAACAGTCATGCGATTGCTGGTCACCGGAGGCGCCGGCTTCATCGGCGCCAACTTCGTCCATGCCACGGTGCGGGAATGCCGCGACGTGCGTGTCACGGTGCTCGACGCGTTCACCTACGCGGGTAGCCGCGAGTCGTTGGCCCCGGTGCACGACGACGTGCGGTTGGTCGAAGGCGACATCACCGACGCCGCGCTCGTCGAGAAGCTCGTCACCGAGTCCGACGCCGTCGTGCACTTCGCCGCCGAGACCCACGTCGACAACGCCCTGGCCGACCCGGAACCGTTCGTCCGGTCGAACGTGCTGGGCACCTTCACGGTGCTCGAAGCGGTGCGGCGCAACAATGTTCGGCTGCACCACATCTCGACAGACGAGGTGTACGGCGACCTGCCGCTGGGCGATCCGGTCCGATTCACCGAGGCGACGCCGTACAACCCGTCGAGCCCGTACTCGTCGACCAAGGCCGCCTCCGACATGCTGGTGCGCGCCTGGGTGCGCTCCTACGGCGTGGCCGCGACACTGTCGAACTGCTCGAACAACTACGGCCCGTATCAGCATGTGGAGAAGTTCATCCCGCGCCAGATAACCAACATCCTGACCGGGCGTCGGCCCAGGCTCTACGGGGCCGGGGCCAACGTTCGCGACTGGATCCACGTCGAGGACCACAACAGCGCGGTGTGGCGCATCCTGACCGACGGCGCGATCGGCCGCACATATCTGATCGGCGCCGATGGTGAGCGGGACAACTTGACGGTGATGCGCACGATCCTTCGGCTGATGGACCGGTCCCCCGACGACTTTGACCACGTCACCGATCGCGCCGGGCACGACCTGCGGTATGCGATCGACCCGTCGCCGCTGCGCGACGAGCTGGGCTGGGCCCCGTCGCACACCGACTTCGAGGCGGGGTTGCGCGACACCATCGCGTGGTACCGGGACAACGAATCCTGGTGGGCGCCTTTGAAGGACGCGGTGGAGGCGCGCTACCGGGTGCGTGAGGGATGAGGGTGCGCGAACTCGCCGTCACCGGCGCGTGGGAGCTGACGCCGGCGGTGCACGCCGATTCGCGCGGCGCGTTCTTCGAATGGTTCACCGATGCGGAGTTCACCGCGATGACCGGGCACCGGCTGGATCTGCGGCAGGCCAACTGTTCGGTCTCGCGGGCCGGGGTGCTGCGCGGCGTGCATTTCGCGCAGGTTCCGCCGGGCCAGGCCAAGTACGTGACGTGCGTGCGGGGCGCGGTGTACGACGTGGCAGTCGACATCCGGGTCGGCTCAGCCACGTTCGGCAGCTGGGACGCGGTGCGGCTGGACGACCAGACGCACCGGGCCGTCTACCTGTCCGAGGGGCTGGGCCACGCTTTCCTTGCGTTGCAGGATGATTCGGTGGTGACCTATCTGTGTTCCGCCGGGTACGACCCGGCGCGCGAGCACACCGTCAACGCGCTTGACCAGGCACTGGGCATCGATTGGCCGTTCGACGGCGAACTCATCCTGTCCGACCGCGACCGGGCGGCGCCGTCGCTGGCGCAGGTGCGCGAGGCCGGGCTGCTGCCGACGTTCGAGGAGGCCCGGGAGTTCGTGTCGGGACTCGGGTCCCGGCCCACAGCGCCGCCGCGGTGAGCGCGACAAGGACGGCGCCGCAACCGAACACCGTGAGATCGAAGGGGCCGGCCGCCGCGCCGCCGGCCTGGCTGCGGGCCGACCCGCGCAGGAACGGCACGACGGTCAGGATCGCGATGGCGACCGCCGACTCGGCGGCGACCACCGCCGGGAAGTGGTGTACGGCCACCCGGAGTGCCGTCCGGGTGTCGCCGTCGGCCTGCGCGGCGCGGATGCGAGGCAACAGCACTCGGGTGTTGTAGGCACCCGCTGCCAGCAGCGCGCCGACGAGCACGAGCTTGAGGGACAGGTGCCGCCCGTACGGCGTGGTCAACAGCTGCGCCGGCGAGCCGACATGCGTCCATGCGAGCCACGCCCCGGAGACGATCATCGCACCGACGCACCACAGCGCCAGCACGCTGAAACGTTCCCACGTCCGCGCCCAGTCGCGGGTGGTGTCATCGGCGTCGGTTGGGCCACGCCGGCAGAGCAGGCCCGCGGCAGCGAGCACGACCAGGCCCCCGACCCAGATCAGCGCCCCGAGGACATGGGTGGCGGTGAGCAGCGTGCGCGGCAGACCGCTGAGGGACGACGGCACCGCCGGAACGAGCGCGCCGAGAGCACCGGCGAGCGCGGTGCCACCCGCCAGCCACCGCGACGGCCGGCACCGCAACAGGACGAGACCGGCCACGGCCACCGCGAACATCGCGGCCTGACCCGGGGACGGCGTCCGCGCGGTGCAGAACTGGAGCACCGCGCCGCCCGTCAGCACCACCGCGGCAGGCACCGCCAGCGTGCGTATCCGCGCTGCGACGGGGCCGTCGCGCACGGCCAGGAACGCCACCCCGATGCCGATGGCCACCGGGAGTGACGCGGCGAGTGTGAACAGGACCGCGGTGAGGACCTCGATCAGCGTCGGATCGGGCGGGACGGTGCCGGGCATGGTCCTCGACGGTAGGAACCGGGGATGAGAGCGGCGTTTGTGCCGGCTGTGAATCGCTGTGCATCACCGGATAGCACAGCAGTGAACCGAATGGCACGGTCATTCGTTTACTCTTTGTAGGGGGTCCATCCGCCGGAGGTATCGAACATGTTCGACGCGACCCGCTCACTCGTCTTCGCTACCGCAGCAATGCTGACGCTGGGCTTCGGCACCCCCATCGCCAATGCCGACCCGCCAGCACCCGGCTCCGTGTGCGGCCCCGACAAGGTGATTACGTCCATCAACACCTGTGAGCCGCTCAACTCATCGTGCACGGGGTATGACGGCATGCTGATTGGGCGAGTGGCTGCTGACGGGCGATGCGTGATTCCGGGGCTCGACGGCACTCGGTGGTAGCTGGAGAGTGCCGGTAGTCCGAAGCAGAGAGATGACCGCACGACCGCCCGTACGTGGACTACCTCGCTGCCGCTGGCATGTGCACAAGGCCGCTGGCATGTGCACAAGATCGCCAAGCAGGTCGGTATGACACTTCGGGGGTTTCCCGCGCCCTGGCCAGAATCGCGGAGGGCCGCGATACCGGCTATGCATCCGGCGTCTAAATGTGACTAGGCGGCAGTGCGTCCACCCTTCACGCCGCCGACGTACGTCGAAACGCTAGTTCGAAGGTCCGACAGGTCCTCACACCTCTTGCCAGAGCCCGCGCCGGATTACTAGGATATGCAAGTATCGACCAGTTGGAAGGCACCAGCATGACCACACGTATCCCGCACTTCATCGACGGCAAGCGCAACGAGCTGGCCTCCACCCGGACGGCCGACGTGATGAATCCCAGCACCGGCGAGGTGCAGGCCCAGGTGCTGCTCGCCAGCGCCGCCGACGTCGACACCGCGGTGGCCTCGGCGGTCGAGGCACAGAAGCAGTGGGCCGCCTGGAACCCTCAACGCCGCGCCCGCGTGATGATGAAGTTCATCGAACTGGTCAACGCGAACACCGACGAGCTGGCCGAACTGCTCAGCATCGAACACGGCAAGACCGTCGCCGACTCCAAGGGCGACATCCAGCGCGGCATCGAGGTGATCGAGTTCGCCATCGGGATCCCGCATCTGCTCAAGGGGGAATTCACCGAGGGCGCCGGCTCCGGCATCGACGTGTACTCGATCCGCCAGCCCCTCGGCGTCGTCGCCGGCATCACGCCGTTCAACTTCCCCGCGATGATCCCGCTGTGGAAGGCGGGTCCCGCGCTGGCATGCGGAAACGCGTTCATCCTCAAGCCTTCCGAGCGCGATCCCTCGGTGCCGCTGCGGCTGGCCGAGCTGTTCCTGGAAGCCGGCCTGCCCGCCGGGGTGTTCCAGGTCGTGCAGGGCGACAAGGAGGCCGTCGACGCGATCCTCACCCACCCCGACATCCAGGCCGTCGGCTTCGTCGGCAGCTCCGACATCGCGCAGTACATCTACGCCACCGCTGCCGCCAACGGGAAGCGCTCGCAGTGCTTCGGCGGCGCCAAGAACCACATGATCGTGCTGCCCGACGCCGACCTCGACCAGGCCGTCGACGCACTGATCGGCGCGGGGTACGGCAGCGCGGGTGAGCGCTGCATGGCGATCAGCGTCGCCGTGCCGGTGGGCAAGGAGACCGCGGACCGGCTTCGAAACCGCCTCGTCGAACGCATCAACCAACTCCGCGTCGGCCACAGCCTGGACCCGAAGGCCGACTACGGCCCCCTGGTCACCGCCGCCGCCCTCGAGCGCGTCAAGAGCTACATCGCCCAGGGCGTGGACGCCGGCGCCGATCTCGTGGTCGACGGCCGCGAGCGGACCACCGACGAACTCAGCTTCGACGACCAGAGCCTCGAAAGTGGCTACTTCATCGGGCCCACGCTGTTCGACCACGTCACCTCGGACATGAGCATCTACACCGACGAGATCTTCGGCCCGGTGCTGTGCATCGTGCGCGCCGCCGATTACGAAGAGGCCCTGAGCCTTCCGACCAAGCACGAATACGGCAACGGCGTGGCGATCTTCACCCGCGACGGTGACGCCGCCCGCGATTTCGTGTCCCGGGTGCAGGTCGGCATGGTCGGGGTCAACGTGCCGATCCCGGTTCCGGTGGCCTACCACACGTTCGGCGGCTGGAAGCGGTCCGGCTTCGGCGACCTCAACCAGCACGGCCCCGCCTCGATCCAGTTCTACACCAAGGTCAAGACCGTCACCGAGCGCTGGCCGTCCGGCATCAAGGATGGCGCGGAGTTCGTCATCCCCACCATGAAATAGCACCGGTGGACCTCATCAGTCTCGACGCCGACGACCGGGTGATCGCCGAGACGGCGGCCGCCTTCGCCGAGAAACGGCTGGCGCCTTACGCATTGGAGTGGGACGAGACGCACCACTTCCCCACCGAGGTGCTGCGCGAAGCGGCTGAACTGGGCATGGCCGCGATCTACTGTCGCGAAGACGTCGGCGGCAGCGGGTTGCGGCGCATCGACGCCGTGCGCATCTTCGAGATGCTCGCAACCGCCGACCCGACCGTCGCCGCGTTCCTGTCGATCCACAACATGTGCGCCTGGATGGTGGACAGCTTCGGCACCGAGGAGCAGCGAAAGACGTGGGTGCCGCGACTGGCGTCGATGGACGCGATCGCCAGCTACTGCCTCACCGAACCCGGCGCAGGCTCGGACGCAGGGGCGTTGCGCACCAAGGCAGTTCGGTCCGGCGACGAATGGGTGCTCGACGGGGTCAAACAGTTCATCTCCGGCGCCGGCGCGTCCGACGTCTACATCGTGATGGCGCGCACCGGAGCTGAGGGGCCGAAAGGCATCTCGGCGTTCGTCGTCGAGAAGGACGCACCGGGGCTGAGTTTCGGCGCCGAAGAACAGAAAATGGGCTGGAACGCCCAACCCACCCGGCAGGTGATCCTCGACGGCGCCCGGGTGCCTGCCGAGGCGATGCTCGGCGGAACCGACGGCGAGGGCGCCGGCTTCGGCATCGCGATGAAGGGCCTCAACGGTGGCCGCATCAACATCGCCGCCTGCTCGCTGGGCGGCGCCCAGACGGCCTACGACAAGGCCGTCGGCTATCTGGCCGACCGGCAGGCGTTCGGGGGTGCGCTACTCGACGAGCCGACGATCCGGTTCACGCTCGCTGACATGGCCACCTCGCTGGAGACCTCGCGCATGATGCTGTGGCGGGCCGCGACCGCACTCGACGACGACCACCCCGACCGGGTGGAGTTGTGTGCGATGGCCAAGCGGTACGTCACCGACGCGTGCTTCGATGTCGCCGACCAGGCGCTGCAGTTGCACGGCGGTTACGGCTATCTGCGCGAATACGGGCTGGAGAAGATCGTCCGCGACCTGCGGGTGCATCGAATCCTGGAGGGCACCAACGAAATCATGCGCGTGGTGATCGGGCGGGCAGCCGCCGCCCGGGCCCGCGCCTCATGACGGGAGAGCTCAGATGACGACGATCGCGTTCCTGGGATTGGGCAACATGGGCGGGCCGATGGCGGCGAACCTGGTGGCCGCAGGGCACACCGTGCACGGGTTCGACCCGGTGGTCACGCTGCGCGACGCCGCGGCGGAAAAGGGTGCGGCGGTGTACACCAGCGGCGCCGAGGCGGCCGCCGGCGCCGACGTGGTGATCACGTCCCTCCCCAACGGTGACATCGTCAAGGCCGCGTACGCCGAGGTGCTGCCGGTCGCCAAGGACGGTGCCCTGCTGATCGACACCTCGACGATCTCCGTCGACGACGCCCGCACGATCCATGCCCAGGCCGGCGAGCGCGGGCTCGCACAGATCGACGCGCCGGTGTCGGGCGGTATCAAGGGAGCCACGGCCGGCACGCTGGCGTTCATGCTCGGCGGCACCAAAGAGGCAGTCGACGCCGCCCGACCGGTACTGGAACCCATGGCGGGCAAGATCATTCACTGCGGAGACTCGGGGGCCGGGCAGGCCGCCAAGCTGTGCAACAACATGGTGCTCGCGGTGCAGCAGATCGCGATCGGTGAAGCGTTCGTGCTGGCCGAAAAGCTCGGCCTGCCCGCGCAGTCGCTGTTCGACGTGATCACCGGGGCGACCGGGAACTGCTGGGCGGTGCACACCAACTGCCCTGTGCCGGGCCCGGTTCCGGCCTCACCGGCCAACAACGATTTCAAGCCGGGGTTCGCGACCGCGTTGATGAACAAGGATCTCGGGTTGGCGATGGCCGCGGTGGCGTCGACGGGGTCGTCGGCTCCGCTGGGCAGCCACGCCGCCGAGATCTACCGGAGCTTCAACGAGGACCACGCCGACAAGGACTTCAGCGCGGTCATCGAGATGCTGCGCGGCTGAGGGATCAGGCGGCGGTGACCGGGTGCGCGACGCGCCACTGGTCGCGCACCCGCTGACAGTCGACGACGCGCAGCGGGGCGGCCTCGGCGGTGGCACCCGTCAGCACCGTCGGCAGGCCTGCGGCCGCGGCCATGCGCTGACTGGCCGGCGACCCCGCGAACGCGAGCGCCTCCTGCGGGGCGGCGCCCAACTCGGCCAGGGCAGCCCCGTAAAGATCGGTGCGGGGTGCGTCGTCCGCAGTGACGATCGCCGCGACGACGCCCTCGCCGACGAGCTGACGCACCAGCGGCTCGACCCAGGAGTGGGTGCCCGAGCTGACGATGCCGACACTGATCCCGGCCGCGTAGGCCTCGGTGATCAGATCCACCACACCCGCCCGGGCGGTGATGTCGGCGTCGAGGATCGTCTCGGCCACGATCATGTCCTTGGTCGCGCAGATCTCGTCGACCAGCAGTTCGGCGAGCACGTCGCACTCGGAGCTGACCCCCCGTTTGCGCAGCTCCGCGGCCACCCGGCGGCGCTCGTCACTGAGCGCCATCAGCTGCCGGTAGCGCGCCTCGGACCACACGATGTCCAGGCCGAGCTCGGCGAACGCCTTGTTGAAGGCCGGCCGGTGACCGGCGCACTCGATGTCGGCGATCGCGTCGAGGTCGAACACGACCGCGCGCAGCGACGGCACTGTGGCGTCGCTGGGGCGCGGCCAGTCCCACCAGAATCGACCGGCTCGCCATGCCTTCTGCTGCGTGGGCTGCATGACGAGAATCGTGTCTCACGTCACATGCTGTCCGCCTCCCCCATGTGGGGGATTCGCCGCGCCAACTTGGCCGGAAGCGGCGGGGTGCGCCTCTAAGGTGAGGGCCATGACCACCCGTCTGGATCGCGAACCGGTGCGGATCGTGCTGGTCGACGACCACGAGATGGTCATCGAGGGACTCAAGGCGATGCTCGCCGCGTTCGACAGCAGGGTGACCGTCGTCGGGCAGGCGGTCGGCGCCGACAAGGTGATGAGCGTGGTCGCCGACCTCGACCCCGACATCGTGCTGTGTGATGTCCGGATGCAGGGCTCCAGCGGGCTGGACGTCTGCCAGCAGCTGCGCCAGCGCGACCCCGACCGGCGGGTGGTGATGCTGTCGGTCTACGACGACGAGCAGTACCTGTTCCAGGCCCTGCGCGTCGGCGCGTCGGGGTATCTGCTCAAGAGCATCAGCAGCGAGGAGCTGGTGCGCCAATTGGAGTTCGTGCACAGCGGTGCGACCGCGATCGACCCGGGCATGGCCGCCCGCGCGGTGGACACCGCGGCCCGGCTGCAGCGCGACGAGTTCTGGCCCGGCGCGCGGCAGGGCCTCACCCAGCGCGAAAGTGAGATCCTGGCGCTGGTGGTCAACGGGCTCTCGAACCGCGCGATCGCCGCCAAGCTGGTGATCGGCGACGAGACCGTCAAAACCCACCTCAGCTCGATCTACCGCAAGCTCGGCGTCAGCGACCGGACCGGCGCGGTGGCGACCGCTCTGCGCGAAGGCATCTACCAGTGAGCACGCCGTCGCGGGCGGTGCTGACCGCCGACCGGGAACTCGCGCTGCTGCGCGAACTCATCCAGGCAGCGTCGCGCGGCCCCGGCGTCGAGCCACTGGCCGCCGCCGCTGCGCGGATGATCACCGCGGCCACCGACAGCGACGTCTGCTTCGTGCACGTCCTCGACGACACCGAACGCTCGCTGACGCTGGCCGGCGCCACCCCACCGTTCGACTCGGAGGTCGGCAAGATCAGACTGCCGCTGGGACAAGGCATTTCGGGCTGGGTGGCCAGCCATCTGGAACCGGTGGTGATCCGCCGCGACAAGGAGTCCGACCCGCGGTATCTACCATTCCAGTCGCTTCGCGGCCGTGACTTCACCTCGATGGTGTCGGTGCCGATGGAGTCGACGCCCGGCGGGCTGGTCGGCGTGCTCAACGTGCACACCGTGGCCGAGCGTGACTTCGGCGACCGCGACGTCGAACTGCTGCTGGTGATCGGCCGGCTCATCGCCGGGGCCATGCACCAGGCCCGGCTGCACCGGCAGCTGGTGGCCCGCGAACGCGCGCACGAGAACTTCGTCGAGCAGGTGATCGAGGCCCAGGAGATCGAGCGGCGGCGGCTGGCCGGCGACATCCACGACGGCATCTCCCAGCGGCTGGTGACGCTGTCCTACCGGCTCGACGCGGCCGCGCAGGCGGCGAAGTCGCCCGACGACCGCGCCGCACTCACCGAGCAGCTCGACCGAGCCCGCGAGCTGGCCGAGCTGACGCTGCAGGAAGCCCGCGCCGCGATCAGCGGTCTACGGCCCCCGGTGCTCGACGACCTCGGGCTCTCCGGCGGGCTGGCCAGCCTGGCCCGGTCCATCCCGCAGATCGGCATCGACGTGGATCTGGCCGACACCCGGCTGCCCGATCACATCGAGCTCGCGCTGTACCGGATCGCCCAGGAGTGTCTGCAGAACGTCGTCAAGCACGCCGACGCGACGCGGGCCCGGTTGACCTTCTCGCTGGACCGCGGCCCGCACGGTGACGTCGCCCGGCTCGAGATCGTCGACGACGGAGTCGGTTTCGACACCCTGGAGCGTCCGCTGGGCAGCGACGAGATGGGCGGCTACGGCCTTTTGTCGATGGCCGAGCGCGCCGAGATCGTCGGCGGCCGGCTCAACATCCGGTCGCGCCCCGGCGCGGGCACCACGGTCACCGCGAGCATCCCGGTGCCTGCCCGCTGAAAGTCGCGTCCCGCCGCGAACGTGCACTCCTCGTCGTGACCGCGCGAACGAAGCTACAAGGAATGCACGTTCGCGAGCGGTCAGAAGTCGCCGGCGCTGTGGCGCAG
This window contains:
- a CDS encoding GAF domain-containing sensor histidine kinase, whose product is MSTPSRAVLTADRELALLRELIQAASRGPGVEPLAAAAARMITAATDSDVCFVHVLDDTERSLTLAGATPPFDSEVGKIRLPLGQGISGWVASHLEPVVIRRDKESDPRYLPFQSLRGRDFTSMVSVPMESTPGGLVGVLNVHTVAERDFGDRDVELLLVIGRLIAGAMHQARLHRQLVARERAHENFVEQVIEAQEIERRRLAGDIHDGISQRLVTLSYRLDAAAQAAKSPDDRAALTEQLDRARELAELTLQEARAAISGLRPPVLDDLGLSGGLASLARSIPQIGIDVDLADTRLPDHIELALYRIAQECLQNVVKHADATRARLTFSLDRGPHGDVARLEIVDDGVGFDTLERPLGSDEMGGYGLLSMAERAEIVGGRLNIRSRPGAGTTVTASIPVPAR